The DNA segment CACCGATGATCGCCGGCCTGTCCCGACGCGTTCCGCCGGGCAAACGTGCAGTGTCGATACGGACCGCCCTCCCGACCGGCGTCGCTCGTGGAGACGTCGCCACACTTCATCTGCCGGAAGATACCGTCACTGGAACGGTCGTGAGTGCTCGATCGGCCGACGCTGTGGACACGGGCAATCAACCCATAGGCAACGTCGCTGAACCGCCCGACAACGCCGCCGATACCGATGTCGAATTCGAATCCACGCCGACCGCGTCGACGACCACCGGGGGTGAAGGATACGTTACACTGTTGTGCTCGCAGGCGGATGCCCGAGCCGTTATCCGAGCAGAGTTTGCGCCCATGGTCATTCACTCCCGGGGAAAACAGCGAGAATACGAAGCCATCGGCGTGCTCAAAGCCGACGGGAATCGTTTCCGAAAACTGACGATCGGGGCCGACAGCAATCTCGTTGGGGCGGCAATCGGAGACATACAGATCCGTGACACCTACGACGTTGCCATCCTCGCGCTTCGACGCCCGCTCGAGCGCGTGCTCTGTCCCGATGGCTCGACCACTTTGCAGGCAGGTGATGTCGTCCACGTGGTCGGAAAGCCGGATAGCCTCCGCACGTTCGAGGAGGTCACAGCATGAGTCTGCTGGCGTCCGTCCTGACCCATCCGCTCGTCGAAGCCGGCGTTCGTATCGGCGGGTTGTCGGTGCTAGCCGGATTCGTCACCGCGCTCGCAGCGTTCGTGTTTCGCGCCAAACTTCGGGTCTCGTTACCGGAAGGGGCCGCCCTCATCCTTGGCCTCGGAGCCGTCGCCATCTATCTCAATACGCGGCTGATCTTCGTTCAGTTCGTCGGCGATACCGGTGACCCGCTCGAGGCCAGCGAAGCGTTCCTCAACGTGGCCGTGTTCGTCGCCGCAGGCATCGCGTGTTACGGTGGCAGGTATGCGGGTGACAGGGCCGGTACCAGTGACCGGTTCAACTGGACGACGTTCCAACCCGACTTGAGCCCGCTCGTCCGAGCCACCGGGCGGTCGGTCACCGTCACACTGCCTGCGGATGTCGCCGATATCGACGGCTACGACGACGTTCCCGCAGAAACCAAAGCTAAATTGGCCGGCAAAACCATGGATTTCCCTCGCGGTATCACGATTGCGGCACTCGAGAGCCAGCTCACGAGTCGTCTCAAAGACGAACACGATATCGGGTACGTCGACGTCGACATCGACGTGGACGGCACCATCTCCTACCTGGCGGTCGGCAAGCGTGCAGCAGGTATCGGACCGACGGTCCCACCGGAGTACGTCGCAATTGCTGTCAGGGCCGATCCACCGTTCAGCGCCTCGCCCGGCGATACCGTCCAACTGTGGCGGACTGACGCCGTCGATGACCCGGAACGTGTCGGGACAGGAGAGTTCCGTGCCAGCGTCGACGACGTCGCGACGCTCATCCTGAACGAATCAACGGCTGCGACAGTGGACCCGGCAGGGTCGTATCGGCTGATGACGCTCGCCCCAGAATCACACCCTGACCGCGAGTTCGCGACGATGCTCCGGCGTGACGAAAAGACGATGAGCATCATCGAATGTACGGCCTCGAGCCCGTACGTGGGGCAATCGATTCGAGCCCTCGAGGTAGCCGTGATCGCGATTCAGGCTGGCGATGGCGGCCTCGAGTCTATCCCAACGGACGACCGGACAATTCGGGCGGGTGACCGCCTCTATACGATCGGGCAACCCGACACGCTGCGAAAGATCGAGTCAACGGCCGGGACGAGATTGCTCGAAGAACGCTCGACTGGCACCGTCGTCGAACAGACATCGGCCTCTAGTAGCCAGTGAAAGTCAGTGACACCCTATCGCAAATGGGCGTCGTGATAGGTGTGTGAATCGTTTCACTGGCTACGATAGTACCTTCCCAAATGTCGACCGGTGAGTGAAATCGAACCACACCGCATGATTTCACCCACAACTGCAGGTTTGGGAAGCCCCTAGTGAGCCATGAGTCGAACCGATGGCGGTCAGCAGGTTCGACACTCACATCGACGCGTGACCTCACCGGTTTTCGGCTTCCGATCAGGGAATCGACTCGATTGCCGTCTCGAGGTCCTCGTCGTCAGTCCATCTGCAAGTTCGGTCGGCGTTTTCGAGTAACTGCAAGTGTGAGGCGGCCATACCGTTGTCGTAGTGACCGCGGTTTGCCGTCTCACTCCCGTAGTCGCGTTTACAGACCCACACCTTCTCCCGGATGTCCTCGTGGAACAGGTAGCCGAGCTCCCAGACGTACCCACCCGCGTAATCTTCGATCACCGCCACGATGTGCGTCGCTTTCGCACACAGGTTCTCGTAGGCGGCCGCCCAGAGGGCAAGTTCGTCCGGCGAAAGGTCGAAATCCTCGAGTCTGAACGCAGTCGCGTTCGATCGAGACCCGAGTTGGTCGTAAACGCGCATCCGTCGGTCCGCACGCTTCGTCTCCCCACCGTCGCCGAGT comes from the Natronosalvus amylolyticus genome and includes:
- a CDS encoding TrkA C-terminal domain-containing protein; this translates as MSTIPVTEILVGIYLGLLAAIFPSFVAFLIGFVFKYFTSVTVPGLGVVALGGALAGVSGGLMGLIDPTLAESWTGITAVLVILMACLWAHSQGDKLGEATPRHLTLKTLREARLSTDIADRVDSFGQIRIRPIGEIEAIDGYPPLSAEVRERLSGDSWKFRVDLPISELEARLEERLRTEYELVEASVSIDAQGRAQIAVAPMIAGLSRRVPPGKRAVSIRTALPTGVARGDVATLHLPEDTVTGTVVSARSADAVDTGNQPIGNVAEPPDNAADTDVEFESTPTASTTTGGEGYVTLLCSQADARAVIRAEFAPMVIHSRGKQREYEAIGVLKADGNRFRKLTIGADSNLVGAAIGDIQIRDTYDVAILALRRPLERVLCPDGSTTLQAGDVVHVVGKPDSLRTFEEVTA
- a CDS encoding TrkA C-terminal domain-containing protein, with translation MSLLASVLTHPLVEAGVRIGGLSVLAGFVTALAAFVFRAKLRVSLPEGAALILGLGAVAIYLNTRLIFVQFVGDTGDPLEASEAFLNVAVFVAAGIACYGGRYAGDRAGTSDRFNWTTFQPDLSPLVRATGRSVTVTLPADVADIDGYDDVPAETKAKLAGKTMDFPRGITIAALESQLTSRLKDEHDIGYVDVDIDVDGTISYLAVGKRAAGIGPTVPPEYVAIAVRADPPFSASPGDTVQLWRTDAVDDPERVGTGEFRASVDDVATLILNESTAATVDPAGSYRLMTLAPESHPDREFATMLRRDEKTMSIIECTASSPYVGQSIRALEVAVIAIQAGDGGLESIPTDDRTIRAGDRLYTIGQPDTLRKIESTAGTRLLEERSTGTVVEQTSASSSQ